In Candidatus Sysuiplasma acidicola, the genomic window AGTATGACGACCTTCTGCTCGGGCGTCACCTTCGGCGGCCTGCCCGTGCCGCCGTCAGCAGACAGTATGATTGACGATGCACTCTTCACAACAGTGTACAGTTCCCTTGCAGCACACTTTATCCGCTGTTCATATGACTGCTCATACTCACTCCAGTCCCTTGCGGTGTGCCTGGCGTACTGTTCCCTGTACTTCTTCACAAGGAAATCGAATTCACTGCGGAAACGGTCGAGCTGCTCGTTTGTCAGCACAAACAGTAATGGTCGCAAAGGTATATATGGATATCCATCAATATCCATATGCAGACAGACGGGCAATCTGCTTAAACGCACGTTGTCCATGCTCTGACGGTCATAACATGTCGCGCGAAATAAAGGTGGATGAGGGCACGATACTGCTGAAAGACGAGGTTGAGGTATTCTATGAGCGGAAGATCACAAAGTTCGGCAACTCTGCAAAGCTCGATGCACCGAAGAAATACATAGGCAAAAGAGCCTATGTTATCGTTCTCAAGAGATAGCCCGTGGGCGACTTATGTCCCACTCCCCCGGTGCTGCATTGATTTATTAATGTGTATGTATCTTTCCAAAGCGATGGCTGAAAGGCACGCATTAAGAAAGGGCTCGACAGAATCATGTTCGGTTGCCGGTTGCGGGGAACCTGCTATGAAATCAGTTTCGGCCAGGGAAGCAGATAAAAAGGCAAAGCTTTCGCTGGAGGGAAACGCCAGTGGCAGGGCACATCTCTGCAAATATCATTACAAAGAATACAAAAAGGCAACGAAGGCGGAACGTGAACTGGACAGACTTGCATGGTAACCTGAAACGACAGTGAGCTGTGACAGTTTCAGCCTCTCAAGGAGAGAATGTTGTGGAAGTGCTTTTTCTCGGTACTGGTGCAACCTTGCCTTCCAGGAAGCGCAATGTTTCATCCACTGCAGTGATACTGGATGACAGCAGGATGATGCTGCTTGACTGCGGAGAGGGAACTCAGCGGCAATTGATGCTTTCAGGCCGTTCGTACATGAAGGTGAGATGGATAGCACTCTCTCACTTCCACGGTGATCATATGCTCGGTATACCGGGGCTCGTACAGTCCATGCAATTTTCCGGAAGAAAGGAGGAGCTGACGTTTTTCGGACCTGCAGGGCTGGTCCGCCTTCTGAAGGCGATGCGAACTGCGGGCCTGCTGAATAACACGTTCCCGATACGTGCTGTTGAAATGCATGACGGGAGAGTCCGTGCTGTCGACCTGGGGAAGTTCACACTCCGCGCCATCGATTCGGAACACAATGCTCCTTCTCTCGCATTCAGGGTGCAGGAGAAGGACAGACCGGGCAGATTCCATCCGGGAAAGGCGCGCAGACTCGGTGTTCAGCCAGGGCCGCTGTTCAGCAGGCTCCAAAAGGGTATGTCTGTCACAGTTAACGGGAAAGTAATCAGGCCGGAGATGGTAATGGGCCCTCCTCGCCCCGGCCCCTCAGTAGGCTACGCCGTGGATACAAGGCCCACTGCAGGAATCACGGAATTCATGCATATGGTGAGCGTTCTTGTTTTCGATTCCACCTTCGACAGCGGGCTGCGCTATAGAGCGCTTGAAACGAAGCACTCGACATGTGTGGAGGCGGCAGAGACGGCAAAGCAGGCAGAGGTCGGGAGACTGTACCTTACACACATCGGGGGAAGATATGATGACCCTGGCCTGCTTAGCGAGCAGGCAAGGAGCATCTTCCCGTCATCATTTGTTGCAAGAGATTTCCTGAGATACGTTCCAAGAAAATGAATAAGCTGTTCGTATGTGCCTCTTGAACTGGATATTCCATATGGAATACATTTCGGACAAACAGCTATTAACGATCAAAATATCGGAGCGTTAAAAGAGGTTACAAGGGAGTTAGTAATTTGGCAAAGAATATCACAGTCAGAGATCTGAAATCCGAGCCTGTTGAGAAGAAAGAGACGGAGATGGTGGAGAGGAAGGGCATTGGCCATCCAGACAGTGTGGCTGACGGCATATCGGAGCAGGTGAGCAGGGCGCTGAGCAGATATTACTTGAAGAATTTCGGCAGAGTTCTGCACCACAATACCGATGAGTGCCAGATAGTCGGCGGTCAGGCAACTCCCGCGTTCGGCGGCGGTGTCATAACGGAGCCTGTGTACATCCTTCTTGTCGGAAGAGCGACTGACTCGGTTAACGGCACCAAAGTCCCGGTCAAGGATATTGCCGAGGAGGCTGCAAGAAATTACCTTAAGAATACATTCGGCGAACTCAACACCGAGAAGGATGTCATCATTGCTACGAAAATTGGACCGGGCTCGGTGGACCTCAGGGGAGTGTACGAGACACAGAAGCTCCTTGCCAATGACACAAGTTTTGGTGTCGGTTTCGCGCCGTTTACTGAAGCAGAGCGTATTACGCTAGAAACTGAAAGATATATCAACGGCGAACTGAAGAAGAGCATACCTGGTGCCGGCAAAGATGTCAAGGTTATGACCTCGAGGCGGGGTGACAGGATTGTCGTTACATGTGCCGTCGCCATGATCGGCAGACGCATTCGAGACAGAGATCACTACGTTAGCGTCAAGGAAGAGCTGCGCGAGAAGGTACTAGACTTTGCGGTGCGCATCACCTCCCGTGAAGTGGTCGTCAATGTCAATACCGCGGATGATTATGAGAGTGGCATATACTACAATACCGTCACTGGCCTATCAATGGAGAATGGGGACGATGGCTCCGTCGGAAGGGGTAACAGGGTGAACGGGCTGATCACACCTTTCAGGCCGATGAGTCTTGAGGCAGCTGCAGGCAAGAATCCTGTTACACACGTTGGCAAGATATACAATCTGCTCTCAAACCAGGTGGCCGCGAAGGTGTGCGAGGTTGCAGGAGGAGATGTTATCGAGGCTAATGTCAGGATACTCTCACAGATTGGCAAGCCCGTTTCGGAACCGCTCTCCAGCAATGTAGATATGATACTGGGCAACGGCGTGAAACCCGGCAGATGGTCAAGCGAGGCAGAAAGCATACTATCGGAATACCTAGACAACACAGATAAGTATGTAACACAGAGAATAATAAGGGATGAACTATCGGTTTTCTGAACTGCTCCGTATGGGCGGCAAATCGGAAAAGGGGCCAGGAAGGAAATTTGGCCCCTTTCATTATTTTAAAGCACTGACGCTGATTGACAAAGCAGGAAGGACAGGAAGAGCGAAACTTGCCTCTGAGATCGGGATCGGTGAGGGAAGCATAAGGACTCTGCTGGATGATCTGGAAACGAACTCGCTTATTGCAAGAAACAATTCCGGCAACGTCGTGACATCTGAAGGGAAACGTGTTATCTCCTCTCTGCCTATCGCGATAATGGGCATACAAAACTGCAGCCTTTCTCTCTCGGGTCATTCGAGTGTCGCCGTTGTCAAATCCGCTTCAAAACGTGTGACGAACGGCATAATGCAGAGGGACGAGGCTGTTCGCAATGGCGGTGTTGGTGCCACCACGCTGATTGTAAGGAAGAAGGGCCTCTATATACCGCCTGAAATGAAGCATGTAAACGACAGGGAACTCGAAAATGCCGTGTTCGGGGAGATGCATGCGAGCGAGGGTGATGTGGTTATCGTTGGGTCAGGCAGCACTGCCATCTCTTCTGAAATCGCCGTTTTCTCAGCTTCATTAACACTATTGTGAAACAGCCACATTTGGATTCATAGTGCCGTTGGCCGAAACGTCATGCACACATACTGTCCTCTTCTCATCATGAGCAAACTTTTTGTCTGAATGCCATCGAAGTACCGCCGGTGGATGCACCCAGGGGCATAAGAACGTCACAGAATGCACTTCGAACGCCTGTCTTGGTGACTCGAAACGCATCGCTGGAACTCACTGGCTGACGAATCGTCATACAATGTACGACGCACAACAAAAATATTATATACTATCCGACTGTTATCTTCACTTCGCAAATACCCGAAGGAGTGTAGCATAATGTCGGACAACCGGATATCTCTGCGTCTTGACGACCACGAGATTAGGACCATCGACGAATTCCTGGATACGCATCCGGATATCGCCAACAGGTCCCAGCTCGCAAGAGTGTCGATAAGACGGTTTATCACCGAGGAGAACGGTGAGAAACTGTCTGATGACTCTCAGGCAGATCAAGAGCGGGGAAAAAGGGTGATGGTTGTTCTTGCCCCGGCTGAAGCGGATTTGCTCGAGCAGATGGTGAAGAACGGATTATTCGTGTCCTTGAAGGATGCGATAAGCTACATCATGAAGACTTACACCATAAACAGGGAGAACAGGCTCGAGAAAGTCATGGAGTCTATCTGTGACATGAGGGAAAAGCTGGTGCAAGTGGACCGCGAGCACTGAGAAGGGAAAGAGTTTAGCGGCTGTCAGAAGGGATGGGATGCACGTACAGTTCCTAAACAATGGGCACCTTCGGGATATTTCGGATAAATAAAGGAGGAGACAAATGTCTGAATTCGGAGAGTTCATCCAGGAAGGAATGGATGTGTCCATTGTGGGCGGAATCGGAGAACCCAAAGTATGCGTTGTTGGCTGCGGCGGCGCGGGCAACAATGTGGTCGAGGGGCTATACTGGGACCACCCCGGCATAGAAACGATAGCCCTTAATGATAATCAGGACAGGCTCTGCTCGATTTCGTGCAGTTCGGCGCTGTTGATCAGGCCGGAAGACATGGATGCAATCGAAGAGCTTTACGGCGGAGCGATACGGGAGAAACTGTCAAATTCAGACATCGTTTTCGTGGTTGTCGGCCTGGGTGGAACATTCGGTTCGGTAGTGGCGCCTGTTGTTTCAAAAGTGGCCAAGGAGATGAATCTGACTGTCCTCTCTGTAGGCATACAGCCCTTCGCGGAGGAGATGAGACCGCATTGCGAGGAGACGCTCAGGGAACTGAGAGTCATGTCGGATGCCGTCGTAGTCATAGATAACAACAAACTGACTGAGATTTCCGAGGACCTTACGGTTGAAGAGGGTTTCAAGATCATACAGAACGGCATATCAAAGATCATCACGGCAGTCTGCCAGCACATAACGGACCAGATCGCGAGCTACCTCAATACCGACATAGCGGAGGAAATAAGATACGACCTGCAGAGCATGAGCGATGTGGGGCACGAGCAGACGCCAGGGCACGCAGTCACAGGCACAGAGTCCGCATTCATGCAGGCGTCACTATTCAGCGTCGAAGGTCCGTTCTTTAACTTTCAGTGATTGCGTAGCCGCAACCAACCTCCCTGCGAGTTGAATGCACTCGGGGGAGAAATCCATTTCCACTTAACTTTCGACGTGCTAAAGCGACTGGACTCGAAAAGACATGTTCAGCATCCGACATAAACGTCTTATTCTATCTAATCCTCACTAGTGCTTGTGTACGTACCAAAATATTACATCATGGAAGGAAAACATGCTAAGGTTGAATTCATCCGTAAGAATTCATTCGGTGTGATGTTCTCACGGCATGAGGATGCCCCATGGGCGACGCACACCCCATTCATCTACGCAGAGAAGGCAGACGATCATGATGTCCTTCTTGGGCACATGGCAAGGGCCAATCCGCAATGGAAGGACATGGACTCGCAGAAAGTCCTGGTTGTTTTTCAAGGTCCGCATGCGTATATATCGCCTTCGTGGTATATCGAGAAGAATCAGGTGCCGACGTGGAACTACGTCGCGGTGCACGTCACTGGAACTGCAAGTGTGCTCGATGATGCAGGAACAAGAGAGGTTGTTGCAGGACTGCTGAGTTTCTATCGCAGCGATGCTAACTTGATAGAAAGTCTGGGCGATGAGCCTTTCAGGAGTTTGTTGAAGGCGACAGTTGGTTTCAGCATAGCGATTGAAAAGCTTGAGGGTGTTACAAAGCTGAACCAGAACAAGTCGACCGCGAGCAGGGCAAATGTTGCCGAACAACTGCTGGTTTCGGAAAATCCCACAACAAAGGAACTTGGCAGGATTATGAAGGATTATATTTCCTTCAAAGAGTGACAATCCTACGGAACATCCGGTGCTTTCTTTTTGATCTGTGTAACGGCTCTCCTAATGGCTGAAGAAGTGAAGGTCTAATTAACACATTTCGATAGTTGCAGATTCCATCGTCGGTTATGCTGAGAGTTTGAATGTGATTGCCGCCTGGTTTACGAACCTGCAAACTAAGCGTTCAGGCATGCGGATCACCTACAAACCACATTTCCAGAGCTTCATTTTCCCCTTTGAACATCCAGCCCCCTCCCAATCGTCTCCTGCCAATGGTCTTGGTGAAAAGATATATTACCTTGTTTTCTAGCACAACTTTGAGCGGTGGTATGAGTCCACGTGAATCTCTGAATCTCTCACCGCACGTCACAGTTATGTCCTTTATTGAGCGCTTTTCTATAATGAACAAGAGATCCATCTTATCGTTATAGAAGCGCAGGGCATTCTCTGTAACAGACAGATATCCTTCATGCTTGTGCAGGGGTCTACCCAGAGGCTGTGATGTGTGAGCTGTAAGTCATCTTTCCAATTTCGTAATGTTTTCAAACTCATCTGAAAATATCCACAAAGCCTCAAACAGGGAACCGGCTGTCTTGAGCACATTCTCAATGTACTTGCTTCTTGGAACGTCTCCTATCTCCGCATCTATTAGTTTGATTATATTTTCATCGAGAGATATGCTTATTTTTTCATTCGTCTGCACTGCCTCATGCGATTATCGCACTTTATGAATTAATGCTTTTACTACTAGTAGTAAATATTTGCATTACACAATTCAATCACCACCGTTGCGGAAACCTGCAAGACTGCATCTCTCCTCATGAATGTGTCTGATACGTCTTCATGAGGTTGAGCGGAGAATCGCAGACGAAGAATGCTGATGCAGGAGGCCGGATTCGAACCGGCGAACCACTGCTGGACAAGGTCCTAAGCCTTGCGCCTTTGGCCAGTCTTGGCTACCCCTGCTTATTCCGTACCTCGTCTATTAATCTACTGATGAAGCCGATTGCAGTCTCTCTTTTCCCTGGATATGTGATGAGACGTATTTCAATGTCTACAGAATCCCTTTGTTTCCTAGATGCCGGGTCCGCCGACGAGTACAGTACCGGAGCATCGGCAAAGGCAGACTGCTTGTCAAATCTCATATGAAGTCTGTTCGAATCATCCATCCTCTGGTCCAGCTGATTAAGTAGTTGATCAATATCTTTCCCTGTCAATCTTGATAGTATATGTGTGAACGCCGCATTGCCTTCCGTTCGTCCAGTGACCAGCTTCATGGGCAGACCAAAGTGCGACTCTGCGACTACCAGTTCAAATCTTGCATCAGGTCCGAGAAGGTTACGTATGGCCGTCACTACTTTCTCCGGATCTTCTGTGGGGTGACAGATGCCCAGGCATGAGATATCGCCTATTCTTCCCTTAGGGTACTGTTCTTTTTCCATATTTTGCACCTTCAGGCAACTGCCAGGTTTCAGCGTACAAAACTCAATCACTACTTATTTCTAGCCTGTCCGTATTGGAATTCCTGCCGGATGGCAGGGCACGTCAGATGGGCTAGATTTAATTCTGAGTTTGCGTTAATGCTGTGAACAAAGAAGACGGTGTGCATAACGTGGTGCCTAAAGCCAATGACCTGGTGAATGCCGAAATACTTTCTGCAGCCATTCAGGCAAAGACCGGTTTGAGCCCGGCAGAATCAGACGGGATAGCAGAGATGGTGCTCTCGTATTTCGGCTTTGACCTGCAGGTAATAGACAACGCGCTAGAGCCCGACGACAGAAAGGTGTTCTATCTGCTACATGATGCAGGCATACTGTCCAGTGACTGGGAGGAGACGATGATACCGAACGGCAAGATGTGGCGCATCTACTACTGGGAACTAAACGTGGCGCAGGTAAGGAATATCATCTCTAAAAAGAAGAGCGGCGTCACTGACACGAGCGTATATGATCGTCTGCCTTCTGAGGCATGGGAGCGCCACACAACGCGGAGATGAAATGATGAAACGAAAAATATTGTTAATAGTGTGCGACGGCCTCGGTGACAGGCCTACGCCGGATCTTGGTGGTAAGACGCCGCTGCAGGCTGCCTTGAAGCCGAACATTGACATGCTTGCGGGAAAAGCGATGCATGGACTCATTTACACCATCTCACCTGGCATTGTGCCTGGCAGCGACACATCGCACCTTTCCCTGCTGGGCTACGATCCGCGGGATTTCTATACAGGGAGGGGCCCGTTTGAAGCACTGGGTGCAGGCATGAAACTGAAACCCGGGGAAGTAGCTTTCAGGTGTAATTTCGCAACAGTCGACGGGAAGGGAGTCATCACTGACAGACGGGCCGGAAGGATTCGGGAGCCGGAGACCGCTGAGCTCGCATCGCTCGTCTCCGATATGCATATAAACGGAGCGCACGTGCGATTTAAGGAGAGCACCGAGCACCGGTGCGTGCTAGTCATCGGCGGCAAGGGGCTAGGACCAAAGGTCAGCGACACAGACCCTGGCAGTACCGGCATGCCACTGCAGCTTTCAAAGGGTAAAGACGCCGCTTCGGCTAAAACGGCAAAGATACTCAATGAATTCACAAGAATCGCAGGCAAAGCATTTTCAGACAGCGCGATAAACAGGGATAGAATCAAACAGGGCCTGCCGCCTGCCAATGCGGTGGTTGCGCGCAGCGGCGGCACATTCCCCTCAATCGAACCATTCAGAGAGAAGCACGGTCTTAAATTCGGCGCGGTTGCCGCAGAGGGCCTGATAATAGGGCTGTGCAAGGCTCTTGGCGGAGAAGTTGTCACGCCTCCGGGCGCTACCGCCGGTATGGATACGAATCTGAGAGCCAAGGGCAAGGCTGCTCTGGCGATGCTCAGAGAAAAGGATTTTGTCCTGGTGCATGTCAAGCCCACTGATATTGCAGGACATGACGGCAACGCTCGCGGTAAAGTGGACATACTGCAGAGGACGGACGCAATGCTCGGCGACATAATAAGTAAGGCTGGAGATGACGTTGTTCTGGCAATCACCGGAGACCATTCGACGCCCGTTTCTGCGAAAGAACACACATGCGATCCTGTCCCGCTCATGGTTTTTG contains:
- a CDS encoding FMN-binding negative transcriptional regulator; the encoded protein is MYVPKYYIMEGKHAKVEFIRKNSFGVMFSRHEDAPWATHTPFIYAEKADDHDVLLGHMARANPQWKDMDSQKVLVVFQGPHAYISPSWYIEKNQVPTWNYVAVHVTGTASVLDDAGTREVVAGLLSFYRSDANLIESLGDEPFRSLLKATVGFSIAIEKLEGVTKLNQNKSTASRANVAEQLLVSENPTTKELGRIMKDYISFKE
- a CDS encoding DUF2080 family transposase-associated protein, with the protein product MSREIKVDEGTILLKDEVEVFYERKITKFGNSAKLDAPKKYIGKRAYVIVLKR
- a CDS encoding methionine adenosyltransferase, with amino-acid sequence MAKNITVRDLKSEPVEKKETEMVERKGIGHPDSVADGISEQVSRALSRYYLKNFGRVLHHNTDECQIVGGQATPAFGGGVITEPVYILLVGRATDSVNGTKVPVKDIAEEAARNYLKNTFGELNTEKDVIIATKIGPGSVDLRGVYETQKLLANDTSFGVGFAPFTEAERITLETERYINGELKKSIPGAGKDVKVMTSRRGDRIVVTCAVAMIGRRIRDRDHYVSVKEELREKVLDFAVRITSREVVVNVNTADDYESGIYYNTVTGLSMENGDDGSVGRGNRVNGLITPFRPMSLEAAAGKNPVTHVGKIYNLLSNQVAAKVCEVAGGDVIEANVRILSQIGKPVSEPLSSNVDMILGNGVKPGRWSSEAESILSEYLDNTDKYVTQRIIRDELSVF
- the rnz gene encoding ribonuclease Z, producing the protein MEVLFLGTGATLPSRKRNVSSTAVILDDSRMMLLDCGEGTQRQLMLSGRSYMKVRWIALSHFHGDHMLGIPGLVQSMQFSGRKEELTFFGPAGLVRLLKAMRTAGLLNNTFPIRAVEMHDGRVRAVDLGKFTLRAIDSEHNAPSLAFRVQEKDRPGRFHPGKARRLGVQPGPLFSRLQKGMSVTVNGKVIRPEMVMGPPRPGPSVGYAVDTRPTAGITEFMHMVSVLVFDSTFDSGLRYRALETKHSTCVEAAETAKQAEVGRLYLTHIGGRYDDPGLLSEQARSIFPSSFVARDFLRYVPRK
- a CDS encoding 2,3-bisphosphoglycerate-independent phosphoglycerate mutase, which encodes MMKRKILLIVCDGLGDRPTPDLGGKTPLQAALKPNIDMLAGKAMHGLIYTISPGIVPGSDTSHLSLLGYDPRDFYTGRGPFEALGAGMKLKPGEVAFRCNFATVDGKGVITDRRAGRIREPETAELASLVSDMHINGAHVRFKESTEHRCVLVIGGKGLGPKVSDTDPGSTGMPLQLSKGKDAASAKTAKILNEFTRIAGKAFSDSAINRDRIKQGLPPANAVVARSGGTFPSIEPFREKHGLKFGAVAAEGLIIGLCKALGGEVVTPPGATAGMDTNLRAKGKAALAMLREKDFVLVHVKPTDIAGHDGNARGKVDILQRTDAMLGDIISKAGDDVVLAITGDHSTPVSAKEHTCDPVPLMVFASGLRPDGIPAFDEISASTGSLNWLKGLELMPLLKGYAGWNEKYGA